From one Burkholderia pyrrocinia genomic stretch:
- a CDS encoding BCCT family transporter, translated as MPDSRPSPRTTFKPQVVLPALAVIGALLVVCALLPSEAGALFSAGQQWVIARFDWFYVLAVTGFLVFLVLIAASDFGNIRLGPDDAEPEFSFMSWTAMLFAAGMGIGLMYFGVGEPMQHFLKPPTVDPGTHAAAREAMLMTFFHWGFHAWAIYGLMGLVLAYFGFRYNLPLTLHSGLYPVLRERINGWIGHTVDAFALVGTVAGIATTLGYGVMQISAGLHTVAGWDTGSNAFRIGLVALVVILAGLSAASGLDKGVRRLSELNLLLAFLLLAFVAVAGPTAFLLRALGDNIGQYLSNLVDLSFRTYAYASPREEGWFGGWTILYWAWWVSWSPFVGMFIARISRGRTIRQFVIGVLLVPTAFNLVWMTVFGNSAIWLDTHGAAGALAQTATSVDALLFRFFDFLPLSQGLSIAAIVLIAVFFVTSADSGAFVIDQIATRGSAHSPAWQRLFWAALLGVTAAVLLVAGGLGALQAMTLIAALPVAIIMLALCYGLWRGLAADRAHYSQDIAPATSYWTGQHWRHRLTHILRQTTEAEARQFVAETVEPALRKVADELRASGVDAHVQRDSDDAVRLTVPTAEHRDFVYGVRVTVKSAAAFLVREAAEPDAARAHVYGIVTFFEDGRLGYDVEYLRGDEVIADVLRQYERYVSLAADKRTHLLSRAPGHATEAE; from the coding sequence ATGCCAGATTCCCGCCCCTCGCCCCGCACGACATTCAAGCCGCAGGTCGTCCTGCCCGCGCTCGCGGTCATCGGCGCGCTGCTCGTCGTGTGCGCGTTGCTCCCGAGCGAAGCCGGCGCGCTGTTCTCCGCCGGCCAGCAATGGGTCATCGCGCGCTTCGACTGGTTCTACGTGCTGGCCGTCACCGGCTTCCTCGTGTTTCTCGTACTGATCGCCGCGAGCGATTTCGGCAACATCCGCCTCGGCCCGGACGACGCCGAACCCGAATTCAGCTTCATGTCGTGGACGGCGATGCTGTTCGCGGCCGGCATGGGCATCGGGCTCATGTACTTCGGCGTCGGCGAGCCGATGCAGCATTTCCTGAAACCGCCGACGGTCGACCCCGGCACGCACGCCGCCGCGCGCGAGGCGATGCTGATGACCTTCTTCCACTGGGGCTTCCATGCGTGGGCAATTTACGGGCTGATGGGGCTCGTGCTCGCGTATTTCGGCTTTCGCTACAACCTGCCGCTGACGTTGCACTCGGGGCTGTATCCGGTGCTGCGCGAGCGCATCAACGGCTGGATCGGTCACACGGTCGACGCGTTCGCGCTGGTCGGCACCGTCGCCGGCATCGCGACGACGCTCGGCTACGGGGTGATGCAGATCAGCGCGGGCCTGCATACGGTCGCCGGCTGGGACACGGGCAGCAATGCGTTTCGCATCGGGCTCGTCGCGCTCGTCGTGATCCTCGCAGGGCTGTCGGCCGCAAGCGGCCTCGACAAGGGCGTGCGGCGGCTGTCCGAACTGAACCTGCTGCTCGCGTTCCTGCTGCTCGCATTCGTGGCCGTCGCGGGCCCGACGGCGTTCCTGCTGCGCGCGCTCGGCGACAACATCGGCCAGTACCTGTCGAATCTCGTCGACCTGTCGTTCCGCACCTATGCGTATGCGTCGCCGCGCGAGGAAGGCTGGTTCGGCGGCTGGACGATCCTCTACTGGGCGTGGTGGGTATCGTGGTCGCCGTTCGTCGGCATGTTCATCGCGCGCATCTCGCGCGGCCGCACGATCCGCCAGTTCGTGATCGGCGTGCTGCTCGTGCCGACCGCGTTCAACCTCGTGTGGATGACCGTGTTCGGCAACAGCGCAATCTGGCTCGATACGCACGGCGCGGCCGGCGCGCTCGCGCAGACGGCCACCAGCGTCGATGCGCTGCTGTTCCGTTTCTTCGATTTCCTGCCGTTGTCGCAAGGGCTGTCGATCGCAGCGATCGTGCTGATCGCGGTGTTCTTCGTCACGTCCGCCGATTCGGGCGCGTTCGTGATCGACCAGATCGCGACGCGCGGCAGCGCGCACTCGCCGGCCTGGCAACGGCTGTTCTGGGCCGCGCTGCTCGGCGTGACGGCCGCGGTGCTGCTCGTCGCCGGCGGGCTCGGCGCGCTGCAGGCGATGACGCTGATCGCCGCGCTGCCGGTCGCCATCATCATGCTCGCGCTCTGCTACGGGCTGTGGCGCGGGCTCGCGGCCGACCGCGCGCACTATTCGCAGGACATCGCGCCCGCGACGAGCTACTGGACCGGCCAGCACTGGCGCCACCGCCTGACGCACATCCTGCGGCAGACGACCGAGGCCGAGGCGCGCCAGTTCGTCGCCGAGACGGTCGAGCCTGCGCTGCGCAAAGTTGCCGACGAACTGCGCGCGAGCGGCGTCGATGCGCACGTACAGCGCGACAGCGACGACGCCGTGCGGCTCACCGTGCCGACTGCCGAGCACCGCGATTTCGTGTACGGCGTGCGCGTGACGGTGAAATCCGCGGCCGCGTTCCTGGTGCGCGAAGCAGCCGAGCCGGACGCGGCGCGTGCGCACGTGTACGGAATCGTCACGTTCTTCGAGGACGGGCGGCTCGGCTACGACGTCGAATACCTGCGCGGCGACGAAGTGATCGCCGACGTGCTGCGCCAGTACGAACGCTATGTGTCGCTCGCGGCCGACAAGCGCACGCACCTGCTGAGCCGCGCGCCGGGGCACGCGACGGAGGCCGAATGA
- a CDS encoding NADH:flavin oxidoreductase encodes MTSRVNEYRYSAALSPLRIGRMQMVKNRVYFAPMGIDLADKDGSLSESMMHFYEGMILGGCGMLVLGNSSIDSSTRLQSRGLCLHTAHHANRLAPVIAYGADHHCRVAVQLQHYGAQGKCLPTGAPLLSPSGVPCRRMQKIDPTYRVRTMDLADIAAVRAQFVRAACLARQSGADLVQLQASNGYLLSSFLSPHTNRRKDGYGGTPMRRARLLLEVIDDIRSATGNSLEISVRLGIDDCLGDTGQRPHLLHDVARALEQAGVVAIMCSISIGETFDRMMRPTPETRQLLLSGVRSIRSTVSIPIGFAGFVGSLSEIEALVADGTADLVGMTRALFADNDLILKSVAGQAHLINACRFDGNCFRDKSNPNLDRVYCCVNPNYRRPTHIKYSLDDDHDV; translated from the coding sequence ATGACTTCGCGTGTCAACGAATATCGGTATTCGGCGGCATTGTCACCGTTGCGAATCGGTCGGATGCAGATGGTAAAAAACCGGGTGTATTTTGCCCCGATGGGCATCGATCTTGCGGATAAAGACGGTTCGTTATCTGAATCGATGATGCATTTTTACGAGGGCATGATCCTGGGTGGCTGCGGTATGTTGGTACTCGGCAATTCGTCAATCGATTCATCGACGCGATTGCAGAGCCGGGGGCTGTGCCTGCACACTGCCCACCACGCGAATCGCCTCGCGCCGGTGATAGCCTACGGTGCGGATCACCATTGCCGCGTCGCCGTGCAACTCCAGCACTATGGTGCTCAAGGCAAATGCCTGCCTACTGGCGCGCCGTTGTTGAGTCCTAGCGGGGTTCCGTGTCGCAGAATGCAGAAGATCGATCCGACATACCGCGTTCGAACCATGGATCTCGCGGACATCGCGGCGGTGCGCGCGCAATTTGTCCGTGCGGCATGCCTTGCTCGGCAGTCTGGAGCCGATCTGGTGCAACTGCAAGCCTCGAATGGCTATCTGCTCAGCAGCTTTCTGTCGCCGCATACCAACAGAAGAAAGGATGGCTATGGCGGTACACCCATGCGTCGCGCTCGACTGCTCCTCGAGGTTATCGACGATATCCGTTCGGCGACCGGAAACTCGCTCGAGATAAGCGTTCGCCTAGGCATAGACGATTGCCTTGGCGACACTGGACAGCGGCCGCATCTACTGCATGACGTGGCACGAGCATTGGAGCAGGCCGGCGTGGTGGCGATCATGTGCTCCATCTCGATTGGAGAGACCTTTGACCGAATGATGCGCCCGACACCGGAGACGCGCCAACTGTTGCTCAGCGGTGTTCGATCGATTCGTTCGACGGTGTCCATTCCGATCGGCTTCGCGGGCTTCGTCGGTTCGCTGAGCGAGATCGAAGCTCTTGTTGCCGATGGTACGGCCGACTTGGTCGGTATGACACGCGCGTTATTTGCCGACAACGACTTGATCCTGAAATCAGTTGCCGGACAAGCGCATCTAATCAACGCATGCCGATTCGATGGAAATTGCTTTCGGGATAAGAGCAATCCGAATCTCGATCGCGTCTATTGCTGCGTCAATCCAAATTATCGGCGCCCCACGCATATCAAATATTCATTGGACGACGATCATGATGTTTAA
- a CDS encoding SDR family NAD(P)-dependent oxidoreductase: MKSILVTGVSAGIGKALARLYLERGYQVCGMSRRPPGELAGHPNMHFAACDMRNLHEAQEVASRLLDQVGHAPPEIVFLNAGKFGDAPRLAHETTPSQFEDVLALNLLANKAILDVCFTRAKKPECIVISSSISAIRPRAGMLSYAVSKAALNTLAQVYRQENPEVFFAVLGLCSVDTDLAAAVRKAGPSFPELCALRERALQPGYLVSAQDRAVHVAAVVDQRDRLGVVSGQFHEIRELIPLLA; this comes from the coding sequence ATGAAATCTATTCTGGTGACTGGCGTCAGCGCCGGCATTGGCAAGGCGTTGGCAAGGCTTTATCTTGAGCGAGGCTATCAGGTGTGCGGGATGTCGAGACGCCCACCCGGCGAACTTGCAGGTCATCCCAATATGCATTTCGCGGCTTGCGACATGCGGAATCTTCATGAGGCTCAGGAGGTGGCGAGTCGTTTGCTGGATCAGGTCGGCCATGCGCCGCCCGAAATCGTCTTCCTCAATGCTGGGAAATTTGGCGATGCGCCGCGACTTGCGCATGAGACGACGCCGAGTCAGTTCGAGGACGTGCTCGCGTTGAATCTGCTCGCGAACAAAGCGATACTCGATGTTTGTTTCACGCGGGCGAAAAAGCCCGAGTGCATCGTGATTTCTTCGTCCATATCGGCGATACGCCCACGTGCGGGCATGTTGTCCTACGCGGTGTCGAAAGCCGCGCTGAATACATTGGCGCAGGTCTATCGGCAGGAGAATCCCGAGGTGTTCTTTGCGGTACTGGGATTGTGCTCGGTCGATACGGATCTTGCCGCTGCCGTGAGGAAGGCGGGCCCGAGTTTCCCGGAGCTATGTGCATTGCGAGAGCGAGCGTTGCAGCCTGGATATCTGGTGAGCGCCCAGGACAGAGCTGTTCATGTGGCTGCGGTCGTTGATCAGCGAGACCGCCTGGGCGTCGTATCTGGTCAATTTCACGAGATTCGGGAACTGATTCCTCTTCTTGCATGA
- a CDS encoding porin has protein sequence MKASVNRYAILILSSASLGSAAAHAQSSVTLYGVVDDSLAYVNNQQGHSNLYMRDGNLYASKFGLRGDEDLGGGTHAIFDLQSGFNLNNGAQAAAGTIFNRQAFVGLRNDHYGTLTAGRQYTPYFLFVGPYASSSWLTGATGAHPGDIDGLDTTIRVNNSVTYTSPTFAGLSASAMYAFGGIAGATGKGNTFSAALRYANGPIGIAAGYLRINSSGSAAGFQNPATASSGSFAVSVLNQGYLTAKAIEHVAAAGNYTLGNLTMGVNYSNVKYLPGNGSVFTDTAVFNTYGALAAYRFTPAFSVAGAFAYTLASKANGVANAARYQQYSLKESYSLSKRTTLYALQAYTHSSGQTLGAQGAGHIIDAAPIVGDSQQLTPATTHGQFVGMAGIAVTF, from the coding sequence ATGAAAGCATCCGTCAATCGCTATGCAATCCTTATTTTATCGTCCGCGTCCCTCGGTTCGGCTGCCGCCCACGCGCAGAGCAGCGTGACGCTGTACGGTGTCGTCGACGATTCGCTCGCGTACGTGAACAACCAGCAGGGCCACTCGAACCTCTACATGCGCGACGGCAACCTGTATGCGTCGAAGTTCGGGCTGCGCGGCGACGAGGATCTCGGCGGCGGCACGCACGCGATCTTCGACCTGCAGTCCGGCTTCAACCTGAACAACGGCGCGCAGGCCGCCGCCGGCACGATCTTCAATCGCCAGGCATTCGTCGGCCTGCGCAACGATCACTACGGCACGCTGACGGCCGGCCGCCAGTACACGCCCTACTTCCTGTTCGTCGGCCCGTACGCGTCGAGCAGCTGGCTGACCGGCGCGACGGGCGCGCATCCGGGCGACATCGACGGCCTCGACACGACGATCCGCGTGAACAATTCGGTTACCTATACGTCGCCGACCTTCGCCGGGCTGAGCGCCAGCGCGATGTACGCATTCGGCGGCATTGCCGGTGCGACCGGCAAGGGCAACACGTTCAGCGCCGCGCTGCGCTATGCGAACGGGCCGATCGGGATCGCGGCCGGTTACCTGCGCATCAACAGCTCGGGCTCGGCCGCCGGCTTCCAGAACCCGGCCACCGCGTCGTCGGGCAGCTTCGCGGTGTCCGTGCTGAACCAGGGCTACCTGACCGCGAAGGCCATCGAACACGTTGCGGCAGCCGGCAACTACACGCTCGGCAACCTGACGATGGGCGTCAACTATTCGAACGTGAAGTACCTGCCCGGCAACGGTTCCGTATTCACCGACACGGCCGTGTTCAACACCTACGGCGCGCTGGCCGCATACCGCTTCACGCCGGCGTTCTCGGTGGCCGGCGCGTTCGCGTACACGCTCGCGTCGAAGGCGAACGGCGTCGCGAACGCGGCCCGCTACCAGCAGTATTCGCTGAAGGAGTCGTACAGCCTGTCGAAGCGCACGACGCTCTATGCGCTGCAGGCGTACACGCATTCGAGCGGGCAGACGCTCGGCGCGCAAGGCGCCGGCCACATCATCGACGCGGCGCCGATCGTCGGCGATTCGCAGCAGCTCACGCCGGCGACGACGCACGGCCAGTTCGTCGGCATGGCCGGGATCGCCGTCACGTTCTGA
- a CDS encoding glycoside hydrolase family 31 protein, with amino-acid sequence MTSLLHPPVFRIAGRHANRLLLASDAGATLEIFVLEDDIVRVRVLPDATARNPRTWSIAPGLDDVPLDGRDRVDLDGFALPSYSLVEDDDGLRIETAQIRLAVRWQGGHCTWSMRGADGAWRVALADRATQAYNFGWWDDRAYHYVARERGDKVFGLGERAGDLDRTGARFEMRNIDAMGYSAKHTDPLYKHIPFYITWSPAACQGFGLFYDTLSDCSFDMGRELDNYHGPYRYFVAEHGDLDYYFIASPDTPLAAARRFTWLTGRPARTPKWGLGYSGSTMSYTDAPDAQQQMNQFVEQCDAHDILCDSFHLSSGYTSIGAKRYVFNWNRDKFPDAKGFVKHYRDHGIRLCANIKPCLLRDHPAFDDAAKRGLLIRSASGEPAWVQFWDEVGAYLDFTQPDAYRWWREQVTSALLEYGIESTWNDNNEYEIWSPDAIAHGFGRPFPAREAKVLQTMLMMRASRDAQRAHAPAQRPFLVSRSGGAGMQRYVQTWSGDNYTSWETLRYNLKMGLGLALSGVSNIGHDIGGFSGPAPSPELLLRWVQFGIFMPRFSIHSWNDDGTVNEPWMYPEIAAQVASLIKQRYRLLPYLYHLLWLSTTRYEPVLRPTFADFPADARCYDECDDMMLGDALLVAPVVDPGRTERTVYLPSGARWTCCASAQSFDGGTSVTLPAPLDTPVMLLREGRVLPLNVAAQHFGARADTRGFLVAPRIEDGVAYGECVEDDGETEAWRDGEYGLWRIETGREASGVLGVSVRWDGRPARPADRVEILLPASLQGSVAVRGARVEQEAQDGAWRRIVVAFDS; translated from the coding sequence ATGACTTCGCTTCTTCATCCGCCCGTGTTCCGCATCGCCGGCCGGCACGCCAACCGCCTGCTGCTCGCGTCCGACGCGGGCGCGACCCTCGAGATCTTCGTGCTCGAGGACGACATCGTCCGTGTGCGCGTGCTGCCCGACGCGACGGCACGCAACCCGCGCACATGGTCGATCGCGCCGGGCCTCGACGACGTGCCGCTCGACGGGCGCGACCGCGTCGACCTGGACGGCTTCGCGCTGCCGTCCTATAGCCTCGTCGAAGACGACGACGGCCTGCGCATCGAAACCGCGCAGATCCGGCTCGCGGTGCGCTGGCAAGGCGGCCATTGCACGTGGTCGATGCGCGGCGCGGACGGCGCATGGCGCGTCGCGCTCGCCGACCGCGCGACGCAGGCATACAACTTCGGCTGGTGGGACGATCGCGCGTATCACTACGTCGCCCGCGAGCGCGGCGACAAGGTGTTCGGCCTCGGCGAACGCGCGGGCGACCTCGACCGCACGGGCGCGCGCTTCGAGATGCGCAACATCGACGCGATGGGCTACAGCGCGAAACACACCGACCCGCTGTACAAGCACATCCCGTTCTACATCACGTGGTCGCCCGCTGCGTGCCAGGGGTTCGGCCTGTTCTACGACACGCTGTCGGATTGCTCGTTCGACATGGGCCGCGAGCTCGACAACTATCACGGCCCGTACCGCTATTTCGTCGCCGAGCACGGCGATCTCGACTACTACTTCATCGCATCGCCCGATACGCCGCTCGCGGCCGCGCGGCGCTTCACGTGGCTCACCGGACGCCCCGCGCGCACGCCGAAATGGGGCCTCGGTTATTCGGGCTCGACGATGAGCTACACCGATGCGCCGGACGCGCAGCAGCAGATGAACCAGTTCGTCGAGCAGTGCGACGCGCACGACATCCTGTGCGATTCGTTCCACCTGTCGTCTGGCTATACGTCGATCGGCGCGAAGCGCTACGTGTTCAACTGGAACCGCGACAAGTTTCCCGACGCGAAGGGTTTCGTGAAGCACTACCGCGACCACGGCATCCGCCTGTGCGCGAACATCAAGCCGTGCCTGCTGCGCGACCATCCCGCATTCGACGATGCCGCAAAACGCGGGCTGCTGATCCGCTCGGCGTCCGGCGAGCCTGCATGGGTGCAGTTCTGGGACGAGGTCGGCGCGTATCTCGACTTCACGCAGCCGGACGCGTACCGCTGGTGGCGCGAGCAGGTCACGTCGGCGCTGCTCGAGTACGGGATCGAGTCGACCTGGAACGACAACAACGAATACGAGATCTGGTCGCCCGACGCGATCGCGCACGGCTTCGGCCGGCCGTTCCCCGCGCGCGAGGCGAAGGTGCTGCAGACGATGCTGATGATGCGTGCGTCGCGCGACGCGCAGCGCGCGCATGCGCCGGCGCAGCGGCCGTTCCTCGTGTCGCGCTCCGGCGGCGCCGGCATGCAGCGCTACGTGCAGACCTGGTCCGGCGACAACTACACGTCGTGGGAAACGCTGCGCTACAACCTGAAGATGGGCCTCGGGCTCGCGCTGTCGGGCGTGTCGAACATCGGCCACGACATCGGCGGCTTCTCCGGGCCCGCGCCGTCACCCGAGCTCCTGCTGCGCTGGGTGCAGTTCGGCATCTTCATGCCGCGCTTCAGCATCCATTCGTGGAATGACGACGGCACCGTCAACGAACCGTGGATGTACCCGGAGATCGCCGCGCAGGTCGCGTCGCTGATCAAGCAGCGCTACCGGCTGCTGCCCTACCTCTATCACCTGCTGTGGCTGTCGACGACCCGCTACGAGCCCGTACTGCGGCCGACCTTCGCCGATTTCCCGGCCGATGCGCGCTGCTACGACGAGTGCGACGACATGATGCTCGGCGACGCGCTGCTGGTCGCGCCCGTCGTCGATCCCGGTCGCACGGAACGCACGGTCTACCTGCCGTCGGGCGCGCGCTGGACGTGCTGCGCGAGCGCGCAGTCGTTCGACGGCGGCACGAGCGTGACGCTGCCCGCGCCGCTCGATACACCGGTGATGCTGCTGCGCGAAGGCCGCGTGCTGCCGCTGAACGTCGCGGCACAGCATTTCGGTGCGCGCGCCGACACGCGAGGCTTCCTCGTCGCGCCGCGCATCGAGGACGGCGTCGCGTACGGCGAATGCGTCGAGGACGACGGCGAGACGGAAGCATGGCGCGACGGCGAATACGGACTGTGGCGCATCGAGACCGGCCGCGAGGCGTCGGGCGTGCTCGGCGTGTCGGTCCGCTGGGACGGCCGCCCGGCCCGCCCGGCCGACCGCGTCGAGATCCTGCTGCCCGCGTCGCTGCAAGGCTCGGTCGCCGTCCGCGGCGCGCGCGTCGAACAGGAAGCGCAGGACGGCGCATGGCGCCGCATCGTCGTCGCGTTCGATAGCTGA
- a CDS encoding SDR family NAD(P)-dependent oxidoreductase, translated as MMFNGKTCVISGGTSGIGLAVAERMVREGARVVILGRDGDKGRRVVEHLGPAAAFVACDVGDLASVEAAFDEIERRFEHFELAVNNAGVTAPYGPVAQISAASWEHVLRVNVSGPLYCMRRELQCIGRSPGGAIVNVSSCAGVVPIPNQAAYVASKAALNALTQVAAMESACDDGADSYAVRVNAVAPGPTYGGMNSPERLAANPERTRLKAASTAMKRFAEPEEIAGSVVYLLGGESSYVTGTILNVDGGYQAGKC; from the coding sequence ATGATGTTTAACGGTAAAACCTGCGTTATTTCTGGCGGAACGAGCGGCATCGGTTTGGCGGTGGCCGAGCGGATGGTTCGTGAAGGTGCTCGCGTCGTCATTCTGGGGCGTGATGGGGACAAGGGGCGAAGAGTGGTGGAGCACCTTGGCCCGGCAGCCGCTTTCGTTGCTTGTGACGTCGGAGATCTCGCATCAGTAGAAGCTGCGTTCGACGAAATAGAGCGTCGCTTCGAGCATTTTGAACTGGCGGTGAACAATGCGGGCGTCACGGCGCCTTACGGTCCGGTTGCACAGATTTCGGCGGCGAGCTGGGAGCATGTGCTGCGAGTCAATGTTTCCGGTCCGCTGTATTGCATGCGTCGCGAGTTGCAATGCATCGGGCGATCGCCCGGTGGAGCGATTGTAAATGTCTCGTCGTGTGCCGGCGTCGTGCCAATCCCGAATCAGGCGGCTTACGTGGCCAGCAAGGCGGCACTCAATGCATTGACTCAGGTGGCGGCGATGGAGAGTGCGTGTGACGACGGTGCGGACAGTTATGCGGTACGCGTCAACGCCGTGGCGCCGGGGCCGACCTATGGCGGTATGAACTCTCCCGAAAGGCTCGCGGCCAACCCAGAACGGACGAGACTCAAGGCGGCGTCAACCGCGATGAAGCGCTTCGCCGAGCCGGAGGAGATAGCAGGCAGTGTCGTTTATTTGCTGGGCGGTGAATCATCCTATGTCACCGGGACGATTCTGAATGTCGACGGTGGCTATCAAGCAGGCAAATGCTGA